In Oscillatoria acuminata PCC 6304, a single window of DNA contains:
- a CDS encoding response regulator, translating into MSIETDSKPKLLVVDDEPDNLDLLYRTFYRNYQVFTAENASQALELLAQEGDVAVIISDQRMPQMSGTELLSLTATQYPDAIRIILTAYTDVEDLVDAINEGKVFKYVTKPWDADELKALVAQALDTHNVLKARTRELCRTLRQESLLNAITNTIRSRTTEAQILQTIVDTLGQMFEVSYCILRPYQDGRFIDEWFMYQKRELGTIKSNGQGPKLPLAPSGPISEPLGLAQTVWETHDIEVINDVETDERLQGKTPQLQQRRQMLKTADIRSCLVVPLMFRLELMAVLALHQCGSGREWQDDEVQLVFMVADQAVLSLSQARAYEQVQALAQREALVNTITTAIRSSLNPKDIFAAIAQQLGQALQADGCALSLWTEEDEYVQCVGLYDAALQAVEASEGEQLEDEGSERVGRFSPSAESALAVKGESPQNSGELPRSVVPIAGNPVLQELLTTRAPVVVDDLEEQPEWNVMDLPLRSPARALLLVPLISDGEIIGSITLRQVRAPRRWHPSEIELAQAVAAQGAIAVHQSRLYQKTRQQAERLLELNRLKTEFFQNISHEFRTPLTLMMGPLESAVEHHQDLPLEQAAIALRNTRRLLRLVNQLLDLQRLDAGRMQPTFRPCDLLSFVSQTVEIFRPYCEKKGIEITIDLQPCPSLYLDLEKFDKVLYNLLSNAMKFTASGGKIMVSLEQAGDYSLLQVKDTGIGIRTDQVPHLFERFRQAEGSANRSYEGSGLGLALAKELVELHGGTIAVESNYGEGSAFMVWLPLGNSHLPPDQIIEVPTGVEPARASVELADVQMEEDGVGFIGPGGMVQPAEPSTIHTLHPTIVVVDDNPDLRNYVSGILTKEGYRVILARNGAEGFDVVINHRPQLIVTDLMMPLVSGLDMIQMIREDESLRGTPIILLTAKVNEDTRIEGAEKGADAYLAKPFNDRELLAEVRNLLALKENERRVAQLNTYLTESVLRRFLPPSMVQKAASGELSLDLRPEPRLITILFSDIVGFTQLANTLRSRRVAEVLNQYLTEMTQAVFDNGGTVDKFVGDAIVAMFGAPEDLTPNEQVRRAIATARQMLQALDRLNENWEEQGLPRVQFRCGIHQGTAVVGMFGGNLRSDYTAIGPSVNIASRLQEAADPGTILVSAAVADYLHDDEIVKFASLQLKGIDETVLTFMVHRHSRGTDGEESQAEGSNL; encoded by the coding sequence ATGAGTATCGAAACAGATAGTAAGCCGAAACTTCTGGTGGTTGATGACGAACCAGATAACCTCGACTTGCTCTATCGCACCTTTTATCGGAACTATCAAGTGTTCACCGCAGAAAATGCCTCGCAAGCGTTAGAACTTCTGGCCCAGGAGGGGGATGTGGCGGTGATTATCTCCGATCAGCGGATGCCGCAAATGAGTGGGACTGAGTTACTCAGTCTGACGGCGACTCAGTATCCCGATGCCATCCGGATTATCTTGACGGCTTACACCGATGTAGAGGACCTGGTGGATGCCATCAATGAGGGAAAGGTTTTTAAATATGTCACCAAACCCTGGGATGCTGATGAACTCAAGGCATTAGTCGCCCAAGCATTAGATACCCACAATGTTTTGAAAGCGCGGACAAGGGAACTGTGCCGCACGCTGCGCCAGGAATCCTTGCTCAATGCGATTACTAACACGATTCGCTCTCGGACGACTGAGGCGCAGATTTTGCAGACGATTGTCGATACCCTCGGCCAAATGTTTGAGGTGAGCTACTGCATTCTGCGTCCCTATCAGGATGGCCGCTTTATTGATGAATGGTTTATGTATCAAAAGCGGGAACTGGGCACGATCAAGTCCAATGGTCAAGGGCCAAAACTGCCCCTTGCCCCCTCGGGACCCATTTCAGAACCCCTGGGATTGGCACAGACGGTCTGGGAAACCCATGATATTGAGGTGATCAATGATGTGGAAACCGATGAACGGTTACAGGGAAAGACGCCTCAACTCCAGCAACGGCGACAGATGTTAAAAACGGCAGATATTCGCTCCTGCTTGGTGGTCCCTCTGATGTTTCGCTTAGAACTGATGGCAGTTTTGGCATTGCATCAATGTGGATCGGGGCGGGAGTGGCAGGATGATGAGGTGCAACTGGTGTTTATGGTGGCGGATCAGGCGGTGTTGTCCCTGTCTCAGGCCCGCGCTTATGAGCAGGTCCAGGCCCTAGCCCAGCGCGAGGCCCTGGTGAATACGATTACTACGGCGATTCGGTCGAGTTTGAATCCGAAAGATATTTTTGCAGCGATCGCCCAACAACTCGGCCAAGCGTTACAGGCCGATGGTTGTGCCCTGTCGTTATGGACGGAGGAAGATGAGTATGTGCAGTGTGTGGGATTATACGATGCCGCCCTGCAAGCGGTGGAGGCCTCGGAGGGAGAACAACTGGAGGATGAAGGGAGTGAAAGGGTGGGGAGATTCTCTCCCTCTGCCGAGTCCGCCTTGGCAGTTAAAGGGGAATCTCCCCAGAATTCCGGGGAATTGCCGCGATCGGTGGTGCCGATCGCCGGAAATCCGGTGTTGCAAGAACTGCTCACCACTCGGGCTCCGGTGGTGGTGGATGACTTGGAAGAACAGCCGGAATGGAATGTCATGGATTTACCCCTGCGATCGCCGGCGCGGGCTTTATTACTCGTCCCTTTAATCTCTGATGGCGAAATTATCGGCAGTATTACCCTGCGCCAAGTCCGAGCACCCCGCCGCTGGCACCCCTCGGAAATCGAGCTCGCCCAAGCGGTGGCTGCACAAGGGGCGATCGCAGTCCATCAGTCTCGTCTCTACCAAAAAACTCGTCAGCAGGCGGAACGACTCCTGGAACTCAACCGCCTGAAAACGGAATTTTTCCAAAATATTTCCCATGAGTTCCGCACCCCCTTAACTCTGATGATGGGTCCTTTAGAATCTGCCGTAGAGCATCACCAAGATTTACCCTTGGAACAAGCGGCGATCGCCTTGCGAAATACTCGCCGCCTCCTCCGATTGGTCAATCAACTCTTGGACTTGCAACGCCTCGATGCCGGTCGGATGCAGCCCACATTTCGTCCCTGTGATTTACTCTCCTTTGTCTCCCAAACTGTGGAAATTTTTCGCCCCTATTGCGAAAAAAAAGGCATAGAAATTACCATCGATTTACAGCCTTGTCCTTCCCTCTATTTGGATCTGGAAAAATTTGATAAAGTCCTCTACAATCTCCTTTCCAATGCCATGAAATTTACCGCTTCTGGCGGTAAAATCATGGTCTCATTGGAACAAGCTGGCGATTATTCTTTACTCCAAGTCAAGGATACGGGAATAGGAATTCGCACGGACCAAGTTCCCCATTTATTCGAGCGCTTTCGTCAAGCGGAAGGGTCCGCAAATCGCTCTTATGAAGGCAGTGGATTAGGGTTAGCTTTAGCCAAAGAATTGGTGGAACTTCATGGAGGAACCATCGCCGTTGAGTCTAATTATGGGGAAGGGTCCGCCTTTATGGTCTGGTTACCTCTGGGCAACTCTCACTTACCCCCGGACCAAATTATTGAGGTTCCCACCGGGGTAGAACCGGCCCGGGCCTCGGTGGAGTTGGCGGATGTCCAGATGGAAGAGGATGGGGTTGGATTTATCGGTCCTGGAGGGATGGTGCAACCGGCAGAACCCTCCACGATTCACACTCTCCACCCGACAATTGTCGTGGTGGATGACAATCCGGACTTGCGAAATTATGTCTCGGGGATTCTCACAAAAGAAGGATATCGCGTGATTTTGGCCCGGAATGGGGCGGAAGGATTTGATGTGGTGATCAACCATCGTCCCCAGTTAATTGTTACGGATTTGATGATGCCGTTAGTCTCGGGGTTGGATATGATCCAGATGATTCGCGAGGATGAGTCGTTACGGGGAACGCCGATTATTTTGCTCACGGCGAAAGTGAATGAGGATACCCGCATTGAAGGGGCGGAAAAGGGGGCGGATGCTTATCTGGCGAAACCGTTTAACGATCGCGAGTTATTAGCAGAAGTGAGAAACCTCCTGGCCCTCAAGGAAAATGAGCGCCGGGTGGCCCAGTTGAATACTTATTTAACTGAGTCAGTCCTACGCCGCTTTTTACCCCCTTCTATGGTCCAAAAAGCGGCCTCTGGGGAGTTGTCTTTGGATTTACGTCCGGAACCTCGGTTGATTACGATTTTATTTAGCGATATCGTCGGATTTACTCAGTTAGCGAATACCTTGCGATCGCGCCGGGTGGCGGAGGTGCTGAATCAGTATTTAACGGAAATGACTCAGGCGGTGTTTGATAATGGCGGGACGGTGGATAAGTTTGTTGGGGATGCGATCGTGGCGATGTTTGGTGCACCGGAGGATTTGACGCCGAATGAACAGGTGAGACGGGCGATCGCCACTGCTAGACAAATGTTACAAGCGCTCGATCGCTTAAATGAAAACTGGGAGGAACAGGGTTTACCTCGGGTCCAATTCCGCTGTGGGATTCATCAAGGGACTGCGGTGGTGGGGATGTTTGGCGGCAATTTGCGATCGGATTATACGGCGATCGGTCCGAGTGTGAATATTGCCTCCCGCTTGCAAGAAGCTGCCGACCCCGGTACAATTCTGGTGTCCGCAGCAGTGGCGGATTATCTCCATGATGATGAAATTGTTAAGTTCGCTTCCCTGCAATTAAAGGGCATTGATGAAACCGTTCTAACCTTTATGGTTCATCGCCATTCTAGGGGGACCGATGGGGAAGAGTCTCAGGCAGAAGGGTCAAATTTATGA
- a CDS encoding SDR family oxidoreductase — protein MFLVTGATGSLGRRVVRVLTSRQAPVKAFVRLSADYSELENRGAEIFIGDLKRERDIQKACEGVKYIISAHGGKETGGAQAIDYRANIDLIDYGKAAGVEHFVLISVLGCDRGYLDSPVFKAKREVEKYLEKSGLTYTILRPSAFDSALISFAQRFKETGIYLSLGDLRNRTSPVSTDDLAKIAADSVLVPEAANQIFPVGGPEILSREEIPQIFGRIFNRDPLIINPPMMVFDGVRNALGLVNPGLQKSLGTLRVLVSNEFFCTAEEIQTLESTFGMKMESLESFIRRYVSA, from the coding sequence ATGTTCTTAGTGACTGGAGCAACGGGAAGTTTAGGACGGCGCGTGGTGCGGGTTTTGACCAGTAGGCAAGCACCTGTAAAGGCTTTTGTGCGGTTGAGTGCGGACTACAGCGAGTTAGAAAATCGCGGTGCTGAGATATTCATTGGCGACTTGAAACGGGAGCGTGATATACAAAAAGCCTGTGAAGGGGTGAAGTATATCATCAGCGCTCATGGTGGGAAGGAAACCGGAGGTGCACAGGCGATCGACTATCGGGCGAATATTGACCTGATTGATTACGGGAAAGCAGCCGGAGTTGAGCATTTTGTGTTGATTTCTGTCCTGGGTTGCGATCGCGGTTATCTGGATTCTCCCGTGTTTAAAGCCAAGCGGGAAGTGGAAAAATATTTAGAAAAAAGTGGCTTGACTTACACTATTTTACGCCCTTCCGCCTTTGACTCGGCTTTAATTTCCTTTGCACAACGATTCAAAGAAACGGGGATTTATTTAAGTCTCGGTGACTTGAGAAATCGCACTTCCCCGGTGAGTACCGATGATTTAGCCAAAATCGCAGCAGATTCCGTATTAGTCCCCGAGGCAGCGAATCAAATTTTCCCGGTGGGAGGTCCAGAAATTCTATCCCGAGAAGAAATTCCCCAGATTTTTGGGCGCATTTTTAATCGTGACCCCCTGATTATCAATCCCCCGATGATGGTCTTTGATGGGGTCCGCAATGCCTTGGGATTGGTAAATCCGGGTTTACAGAAATCTCTGGGAACGTTGCGTGTGTTGGTTTCTAATGAGTTTTTCTGCACTGCGGAAGAGATACAAACCTTAGAGTCAACCTTTGGGATGAAGATGGAGTCTTTAGAAAGTTTTATTCGCCGTTATGTTAGTGCGTGA
- a CDS encoding beta-lactamase hydrolase domain-containing protein, giving the protein MQNVKKVRDDLAIAMNQLTAEQVQQASQEGFKSILNLRSPQEEGFSSEEQQQAESAGLHYVNVPVKPDAMDDQLADRVLQEIDQLPKPALIHCKSGMRSGALTLMYIATQEGISAEQAMAMGKQHDFDCDDHPQMKQFFEHYISTHAQVS; this is encoded by the coding sequence ATGCAAAATGTTAAAAAAGTTCGCGATGATCTAGCCATTGCGATGAATCAACTCACTGCTGAACAAGTGCAACAGGCATCTCAGGAAGGATTTAAGTCGATTTTGAACTTGCGATCGCCTCAAGAAGAAGGATTTTCCAGCGAGGAACAGCAGCAGGCAGAATCTGCCGGACTGCACTATGTGAATGTTCCCGTTAAACCCGATGCGATGGATGATCAACTCGCCGATCGCGTCCTTCAGGAAATTGACCAACTGCCCAAACCGGCCCTGATTCACTGCAAAAGTGGGATGCGTTCTGGAGCCCTGACATTGATGTATATTGCCACCCAAGAAGGCATCAGCGCTGAACAAGCAATGGCAATGGGGAAACAACATGATTTTGATTGTGATGATCATCCTCAAATGAAGCAGTTTTTTGAGCATTATATCTCAACCCATGCTCAAGTCAGTTAA
- a CDS encoding MBL fold metallo-hydrolase — translation MALVLKQINVEGLAQLSYIVGDDKAGLAVIIDPRRDIDIYLQRARDLRVKIIGSIETHIHADFVSGSHELKARMNVPIYGAKTDNYQFELNQLQEGDEIKIGSVTLRAVHTPGHTPEHISLLIYDSNQGKEPFGLFTGDTLFNLDVGRPDLLGGGSEKQLAKQLYHSLFEKILPLGDRLEVYPCHGAGSSCGKSIGDRRQSTIGNERLFNPALKERSPEEFVEWILSEMPEPPRHYARLKKVNGKGAPIKGCPPTLQPLTPTAFQEKMQEENTVIIDARSILAFGGGHIPGAINIALRPQFPNWVGWMIDPKQFLLVVVESERDVKLVAEQLFRIGYDNLAGYLHDGMTSWQNAGLPLQHLGEWTVQELNQHKDEANVTILDVRGDDEYQQGYIPGAEHIFVAHLEENLAQLDKNQAIATYCGSGYRASIAASLLQKHGFETTINIPGSWKAWKAAKLPIQHPEKSELVSA, via the coding sequence ATGGCATTAGTTTTAAAACAAATTAACGTAGAAGGATTAGCCCAGTTATCCTACATTGTCGGTGACGACAAGGCCGGACTGGCGGTGATTATTGACCCTCGGCGAGACATTGATATTTATTTACAGCGAGCCCGAGACTTGAGGGTAAAAATTATCGGCAGTATCGAAACCCATATTCATGCGGATTTTGTCTCCGGTTCTCATGAATTAAAAGCCCGTATGAATGTACCTATTTATGGCGCAAAAACCGATAACTATCAGTTTGAATTAAATCAGCTTCAGGAAGGGGACGAGATAAAGATTGGCAGTGTAACCCTGCGGGCGGTTCATACTCCCGGACATACCCCGGAACATATTTCTCTGCTGATTTATGATTCAAACCAGGGGAAAGAGCCATTTGGTTTATTCACCGGAGATACCCTGTTTAATCTGGATGTCGGACGTCCTGATTTGTTAGGCGGTGGCAGCGAGAAGCAGTTAGCCAAACAGTTGTATCACAGTCTATTTGAGAAGATATTGCCTTTAGGCGATCGCCTGGAGGTTTACCCCTGTCATGGTGCAGGTTCTTCTTGTGGCAAGTCCATTGGCGATCGCCGACAAAGCACAATTGGTAATGAGCGCCTGTTTAACCCGGCATTAAAAGAGCGATCGCCTGAAGAGTTTGTGGAGTGGATTCTCAGTGAAATGCCCGAACCTCCCCGCCATTATGCCCGACTCAAAAAAGTCAATGGCAAAGGCGCACCGATTAAAGGCTGTCCTCCCACCCTGCAACCGCTGACCCCGACCGCATTTCAGGAGAAAATGCAGGAAGAAAATACCGTCATCATTGATGCGCGATCGATTCTCGCCTTTGGCGGTGGACATATTCCTGGTGCGATTAATATTGCCTTACGTCCGCAATTTCCCAACTGGGTGGGTTGGATGATTGACCCGAAACAGTTCCTGTTGGTGGTGGTGGAAAGCGAACGGGATGTCAAACTGGTTGCTGAACAACTTTTCCGCATTGGCTATGATAATTTAGCCGGTTATTTGCATGATGGCATGACCAGTTGGCAAAATGCAGGATTACCCCTGCAACACCTCGGAGAATGGACCGTTCAAGAGTTAAATCAGCACAAAGATGAAGCGAATGTCACGATTCTCGATGTGCGAGGGGATGATGAATATCAACAAGGGTATATTCCCGGTGCAGAACATATTTTTGTCGCTCACCTGGAAGAAAACCTGGCTCAGTTAGATAAAAATCAGGCGATCGCCACCTACTGTGGCAGTGGTTACCGCGCCTCGATTGCCGCGAGTTTATTACAAAAACATGGGTTTGAAACTACCATCAATATACCCGGTTCCTGGAAAGCCTGGAAAGCGGCTAAATTGCCCATCCAACACCCTGAAAAATCCGAGTTAGTCTCCGCTTAA
- the xth gene encoding exodeoxyribonuclease III, with protein MKIATWNVNSIRTRLEQVTDWLQTNPVEVLCLQETKVVDTDFPRSAIEALGYHLYISGQKSYNGVALFSKIPLTDVSIGFTPILGPEVTELDEQKRVITGVFGDIRILNLYVPNGSSVGSDKYSYKLTWLKTLQDYLKIILDKTDKLCICGDFNIALEARDIHRKTTPNDIMASPAERAALTEILELGLTDAFRLFNQEPGQFSWWDYRAGGFARNRGWRIDHHYVTPKLKERAIACTIDTAPRKLLKPSDHTPVILELE; from the coding sequence ATGAAAATTGCCACTTGGAACGTTAACTCGATTAGAACTCGATTAGAACAGGTAACCGACTGGTTACAGACCAACCCCGTTGAGGTATTGTGCTTGCAAGAAACAAAGGTGGTGGATACGGATTTTCCGCGATCGGCTATAGAAGCATTAGGCTATCACCTTTATATCTCCGGCCAAAAATCCTACAACGGGGTTGCTTTATTCAGTAAAATTCCCCTCACCGACGTCAGCATCGGTTTCACCCCCATCCTCGGTCCAGAAGTCACAGAATTAGACGAACAAAAGCGCGTCATTACCGGAGTTTTCGGAGATATTCGCATCCTCAATCTCTATGTCCCGAATGGTTCATCCGTCGGCAGCGATAAATATAGTTATAAACTAACCTGGCTGAAAACCCTTCAAGACTATTTGAAAATTATCCTTGACAAAACCGATAAATTATGTATTTGTGGTGATTTTAATATTGCCTTAGAAGCGAGAGATATTCATCGGAAAACCACCCCGAATGATATCATGGCCTCCCCGGCAGAACGGGCCGCCTTAACTGAGATTTTAGAACTCGGCTTAACCGATGCCTTCCGCCTCTTTAATCAAGAACCGGGACAGTTTAGCTGGTGGGATTATCGCGCCGGTGGCTTCGCCCGAAATCGCGGCTGGCGCATCGATCATCATTATGTGACGCCAAAGCTGAAAGAACGGGCGATCGCCTGTACCATTGACACTGCACCTAGGAAGTTACTCAAACCCAGTGACCACACCCCAGTTATTTTAGAATTAGAGTAA
- a CDS encoding acetolactate synthase large subunit, producing MGELNTAELLVQCLENEGVQYIFGLPGEENLAVLKALSNSSIQFITTRHEQGAAFMADVYGRLTGKAGVCLSTLGPGATNLITGVADANLDGAPLVAITGQVGTDRMHIESHQYLDLVAMFEPVTKWNAQIVRPSITPEIVRKAFKRAQTEKPGAVHIDLPENIAAMPVVGEPLRKDKQEKSYASYQGLNEAAAAISRANNPLILVGNGAIRAHAGSVLTEFATRLNIPVTNTFMGKGVIPYTHPLALWTTGLQQRDYITCAFEQTDLVIAVGYDLIEYSPKKWNPDGKTPIIHINATPAEIDSSYIPIVEVVGDISDSLMEILHRADRQSKPTPHACELRADIRADYEQYADDDGFPIKPQKLIYDLRQVMGPDDIVISDVGAHKMWIARHYHCDRPNTCLISNGFAAMGIAIPGALAAKLVYPDRKIVAVTGDGGFMMNCQELETALRVGTPFVTIIFNDGGYGLIEWKQQNHYGESAFIKFTNPDFVKFAESMGLKGYRLESTADLIPTLKEALAQDVPAVIDCPIDYSENIRFSQKSGGLNCTI from the coding sequence ATGGGTGAACTTAACACCGCCGAACTATTAGTTCAGTGTCTAGAAAATGAAGGCGTGCAATACATTTTTGGACTCCCGGGAGAAGAAAATCTCGCCGTTTTAAAAGCGCTGAGTAACTCTTCTATTCAATTTATTACCACCCGTCACGAACAAGGCGCGGCATTCATGGCCGATGTTTACGGACGGCTGACTGGAAAAGCTGGAGTTTGCCTCTCCACCTTGGGTCCCGGTGCCACCAACCTGATTACAGGGGTCGCAGATGCCAACTTAGATGGTGCTCCCCTCGTCGCCATTACTGGACAAGTCGGGACCGACCGGATGCATATTGAATCCCATCAATATTTAGATTTGGTGGCGATGTTTGAACCCGTCACCAAATGGAACGCTCAAATTGTTCGTCCCAGTATTACGCCGGAAATTGTTCGCAAAGCGTTTAAACGCGCCCAAACCGAAAAACCCGGTGCCGTTCATATTGATTTACCGGAAAATATTGCCGCCATGCCGGTTGTCGGTGAACCCTTGCGAAAAGATAAGCAAGAAAAAAGCTATGCCTCTTATCAAGGGTTAAATGAAGCTGCTGCCGCCATTTCTCGGGCGAATAATCCGCTCATTTTAGTAGGAAATGGAGCAATTCGTGCTCATGCTGGGTCTGTGTTAACCGAATTTGCCACCCGCCTGAATATTCCAGTTACCAATACCTTTATGGGGAAAGGGGTGATTCCCTATACTCATCCCCTCGCTTTGTGGACAACCGGATTGCAACAGCGTGATTATATTACCTGTGCATTTGAGCAAACGGATCTAGTGATTGCCGTGGGCTATGATTTGATTGAATATTCCCCGAAAAAATGGAATCCTGACGGGAAAACTCCGATCATTCATATTAATGCCACTCCGGCGGAAATTGATAGTAGTTATATCCCGATTGTGGAAGTGGTGGGGGATATTTCTGACTCGTTGATGGAAATTTTGCATCGCGCCGATCGCCAGAGTAAACCCACTCCTCACGCCTGCGAATTACGCGCCGATATTCGCGCCGATTATGAACAGTATGCCGATGATGATGGATTTCCCATCAAACCGCAAAAACTGATTTATGATTTGCGGCAAGTGATGGGACCGGATGATATTGTCATCTCTGATGTGGGCGCGCATAAGATGTGGATTGCCCGTCATTACCATTGCGATCGGCCTAATACCTGTTTAATTTCCAATGGATTTGCAGCGATGGGAATTGCTATTCCTGGCGCATTAGCGGCTAAATTAGTCTATCCCGATCGCAAAATTGTGGCAGTAACTGGCGATGGCGGATTCATGATGAACTGCCAAGAGTTAGAAACCGCCCTGCGCGTCGGCACCCCCTTCGTAACGATTATCTTTAACGATGGCGGATATGGACTGATCGAGTGGAAACAACAGAACCATTATGGGGAATCTGCCTTCATCAAATTCACCAATCCCGACTTTGTGAAATTTGCAGAAAGCATGGGATTAAAAGGCTATCGACTCGAATCCACAGCAGATTTAATTCCCACCCTAAAAGAAGCCCTCGCCCAGGATGTTCCGGCGGTGATTGACTGTCCCATCGACTATAGCGAAAACATCCGCTTCAGTCAAAAATCAGGCGGATTGAACTGCACCATCTAA
- a CDS encoding NAD-dependent succinate-semialdehyde dehydrogenase produces the protein MAIASINPFTGETIQTFTALTDAEVQAKLEKAQQAYEKYRRIPLNQRAVWMNAAADILENNKEQYGKIMTLEMGKTLASAIAEAEKSALGCRYYAENAAQFLADVPGKTDASNSFVRYQPLGPVLAVMPWNFPFWQVFRFAAPALMAGNVGLLKHASNVPQCALAIEEIFIAAGFPEGVFQTLLIGADKVGNVIADDRVQAAALTGSEFAGSSLAEKAGKYIKKTVLELGGSDPFIVMKSADLEVAAATATKARMINNGQSCIAAKRFIVEEAIADEFEQRLIEHFKALRVGDPMDPATDIGPLATRSILEELHQQVLACVESGAKAATGGIPLIDRPGNFYPPTLITDIPLGIPAEREEFFGPVALLFRVANIDEAIARANDIPFGLGASAWTNEPQESDRFIEELEAGAVFINGLVKSDPRLPFGGIKRSGYGRELSIQGIHEFVNIKSVWVK, from the coding sequence GTGGCTATTGCCAGTATCAACCCGTTCACGGGAGAAACGATACAAACCTTTACAGCCCTAACCGATGCTGAAGTCCAGGCCAAGCTGGAAAAAGCGCAACAGGCTTATGAAAAATATCGGCGGATTCCCCTGAACCAACGGGCGGTATGGATGAATGCTGCCGCAGATATTTTGGAAAACAATAAAGAGCAGTACGGGAAAATCATGACCCTGGAAATGGGCAAAACCCTCGCTTCGGCGATCGCAGAGGCGGAAAAAAGTGCCTTGGGTTGTCGATATTATGCCGAGAATGCTGCCCAATTCCTGGCAGATGTTCCAGGAAAAACCGACGCCAGTAACAGCTTTGTGCGCTACCAACCCCTCGGCCCTGTTTTAGCGGTGATGCCCTGGAACTTTCCATTTTGGCAAGTATTTCGGTTTGCGGCCCCGGCACTCATGGCGGGGAATGTGGGTCTACTCAAACACGCCTCTAATGTGCCGCAATGCGCCCTTGCCATTGAAGAGATTTTTATTGCAGCAGGATTTCCCGAGGGCGTATTTCAAACTTTGTTAATAGGTGCTGACAAGGTAGGGAACGTGATCGCCGATGATCGCGTCCAAGCGGCGGCTTTGACCGGATCCGAGTTTGCCGGTTCCAGTTTAGCGGAAAAAGCCGGGAAATATATCAAGAAAACTGTCCTAGAATTAGGAGGGAGTGATCCGTTTATTGTAATGAAGAGCGCGGATCTAGAAGTTGCCGCAGCAACGGCGACGAAAGCGCGGATGATTAATAATGGGCAGTCTTGTATCGCAGCAAAACGCTTCATCGTCGAAGAAGCGATCGCCGACGAGTTTGAGCAACGCTTGATTGAGCATTTCAAGGCATTACGGGTGGGAGACCCAATGGATCCGGCAACGGATATCGGACCTCTAGCAACCCGTTCAATCCTAGAGGAATTACACCAACAAGTTTTAGCTTGCGTGGAAAGTGGAGCAAAAGCGGCGACTGGGGGCATTCCTTTAATTGATCGTCCGGGAAACTTCTATCCGCCGACGCTAATCACCGATATTCCCCTCGGAATACCGGCAGAACGGGAAGAATTTTTTGGCCCCGTGGCCCTATTATTTCGAGTTGCCAATATAGACGAAGCGATCGCCCGGGCGAACGATATTCCCTTTGGTTTGGGTGCTTCGGCTTGGACGAACGAACCCCAAGAGAGCGATCGCTTTATCGAAGAACTCGAAGCCGGTGCCGTCTTTATTAATGGCTTAGTCAAATCCGACCCGCGCCTGCCCTTTGGTGGCATCAAACGGTCCGGATATGGACGGGAATTAAGCATTCAAGGCATTCACGAATTCGTGAACATCAAAAGCGTGTGGGTCAAATAA